The window TTTAGAGCTTAAAAAGAGACAGTAATAAGAACTAAAACAAACAGGAAGTCTTGATGTTAATGACACCACAAGAGTAAACTCTGGTAATTAACATATAGTTCAAGGCTTCAAGCAGCATTCACAGtccataattaaaaatgatatcagaaagtgttcatataatataagcctaaaaaataattacaaagaaTATGAACTATCAGAAATATACTTTTAATAGAGGTCGTAAATGTGGTGGGAGGATAACAATTAGCCCATCACATGATTTTTTAGTGTGTTCAATGCTCATGCAGTAAAAATAGACTGTCAAGATCCTCCACTAGTATCACCCTTTTAGGATATGGAATTATAATTATTCGAATAAAAAGGAAAGTTAGAGcagaaaattaaactagaaaagcAGAAGGATTTTAGCAAACTCTACCTGAGAATTAAATAGGGTAAATGAGAACTACCATTAGAGAGAGCTAGAAAATACTACATGAATCCCTCACCCTTAAAATAGATGACAGAATGCAAGAACCCTATCTCATAAGACAGGCATGAACCCCATTGCATAAATTATCGTTTTAGGGTACCTACTTGTAAGCATCAAACTTATTGAATCCACGCTGGTTGGAGAGCAATGCTCCCTTGCTCATCTGTTCCTCAGAAGTTTGCTGTCGATAAAGAGCACAGACAGCCTTCATACACAATTCTGGATCCTTTCCAAATGCTGCAAGCATGTCAGCCTCGAATTCCCATTTCATGTTGGTTTTGCTCCTCTGAatttttgataatatattacCAAAGTCCATATCTTCATCTGATACATCCTGTGAATATGATTCCATGTTACTATCTTGTACATCTTGTGAGTTAGCAGAATCAGAGTCCGCCACATCAGAATTAGCTACGTCCTGTGACGTGCTAGATGTGTCTTCACAATTAGATACATCAGAATCATCAacaataaaatcactcatattTTCTCCCTCACTGTATGACAAATCCTCTTCTGATTCATCATCAGCATCGTCATTAGTTGGAATACTTTGCTGATTCTTGGCCTTACGAGGCCTACATGAAGATATTTTATCATCCTGACTTTTTCTTGCACATTTTCTCAGAGGCCATAGACGGCGCCTAGTCATTACACTGTCTGTGACCTTGTTATCCTCTGAAATATTAGCAGGAGGTGAACTACTCAAGTCAGGTCTAACTTGATCAGAACTTGGTTCCTGAATATGCTTCCTTTTAAGCTTACAAATCAGAATATTATCATCATCACTTTCAGACTCGCTTGTAACAACATTACAAGTTCGTTTTCTCTTAGGAGTTGCAACAAATAAGAGATTTTCATCCAAATCCAAACTATCCTGATTGTTTTGGGCACTACTGTTGTTAGACTCCTTCCCATCTGCTGCAAAGCACGCTGAAACTGAAATGCTTTCACTACCCTGCCTATCTGGTACAGGGTTCTGAATAATATTAGGTTCATCATCACTATCAATGATATCAATCACACTAGTAGGAGCAGATTTTGCACCAATTAGAGTAGACGGAGCCATATTTTTGCCGTGAGACTCTTCAGTTTGAAATGTCAACTGTTTAGTTTTCCTGCTTGGTAGCACATCTAAGATATGACTTCTATGAAATATGCCATCAGAAGGTGTACCTACAACAAAGCCCCACAGTATTCAAAATGACATTGTCAGAAAGTGCAGCATTTTACTTTAGGAATAATGCCTATCAAACTAttggattttgaaattttactaGACACATTAAAGAAATGGATAGCAAAGCAGTTGGCTCCAATGACATCAACAGCATATATTGAATTATACTAGATGGAGATACAGCTTACACTCTAACGATTAAAACTCAACAAACATAATCAGCCAACTCTGACCAAAGaagaattgattttattatgTTCCAAAAGTGCACAACCACTTAACCATACacaaaatagataaatagattATGAAATATTTGTAGAGCCACCCAATTCATTAACTAAGAATTGCAGTTCTGTAAAACAATTGATTAAAGTCATTCAAAACCTCTtcaccaaaaaatattaaaatcaaaataaacaaaacaaaagctaTAGGTCCATACTTCCATTGGGTAGCCAAGTTATTACCTACTGACTGaatatctccaatttttttgttCCCCAAAGCCGCAACCTTCTCCAGATTCTGCCAGAAGCCAAAGCTTGTATCAAGATGCAAGTTTCCTTCATTACTTATTGGCTTACTTTCTTGCTCCTTTCCATTTTCTTCATCGCCGTCCCTTCCCATCCCGAATTGTAAGGCCCATGATTCCAATTTCTTGTACTTGTCTTTCCAAACCTCAACCTCACTCTCGGCTCTTATCTTTTCACACTGTAAAACTTTGTCATTGTCCTCTGCCAAATCAACAATTGGTTTTATCTCTCCACCACTAACTTCTTTCAGCCTTTCAAGTCCTTTACTCAAAACTTTCACCTTAtcttcaaattcaaacttttctCCCTCCAGTGCCATAACTTTAGCCCCAAGTTCTTCACAGTgctcctttttcttttgaagCTCAAATCCCAACTCCTCACACCTCACTTCAGCTTTCTTGCATCTCTCTTCCAATTCATTACACCGACAACATTGTGGCACGCTACGGCCAACAACATTTGGGTCtaacatttctttctcttctcccaTTTTTTATAGTATAATTTATCCCTATCAAACCCTAAAATTTCTTTGGCAAACAACTTTTTCCCCAGAGAACCTCATTCATGCattttaagttttcaaagatTAGACAGATTTGCATTTCAATATCATCAATCAATCATTAAtatctatataataaaaatgaagtaGAGTAAAAATACTATCGTGCCCTGTTTAGAAAATTGTTACATATTATTTTTCCTGggtttatggtcattttgcccTTGCTTCTATGATTCTCTGCATGACTAACACGCGTCTCCACCTGTTGTTGTTTTGCTGTACCCTATACCCTTTACATTGTAGCACTCAAACCAAACCTACGTTACCTTAGCCATTTCACTTCACTGTTACTACTACTTTTTTTGAGAAAAGAGGTTGCACAGCTTAATATTCTCATTTAACCATAGTTTATTGTAtaagataaatttgttaattttatgattattaatttaaaagttttattaataataatttataattaaataatggtatataattttttatactgcGATCAttacatttttactttttttaattacaattattactaaaagcagaaaattatataatttatctgctaatatcatatttaatttgaataaaattgttttttataaaagaaatgttatattataaaatataggttaaattaaactaatcattgatactatacaatataggttaaattattcatttggtctctatatttttaaactgattttttagtccttataatttacattttaattctcttttaattcctatagttttgaaagtaatttttttaatcctaataatttgtattttaattctcttttagtttcttgtgatttgaaagtggttttttcagtttctatattttatattttaatttcattttagtctttaccatcaaaatatgagtaatactatcaattacaattaattataggaatattatcaaataattcgtaactaatttatcgtaagataatttataataaaaaaataattgataatttaaaactaatttgtagttaattatttatatatttttttagtaaggactaaaaggtaattaaaatataaattataaggactaaaaatattacttcaaactatagggactaaaagaaaattaaaatgcaaactataagaactaaaatgaaTACTTTTAAAGTACAAgtactaaaagagaattaaaatgtaaactatagagactaaaaaaatattttcaaactatagggactaaaaagataaaaactgaTAAAATTATAGAGACCAAATGAGTAGTTTAACGTAAAATATATTATTCCATTGTTCATGTTTATAAGAcatggtatatttttttatcttgtattataagattttatttcatctcttttttgtattaattaatttttgataaaaatattttaaattatctttttttctctcctatgaAGATCGAAAAAATGAATAAGTTttcgataaaataaaaatatattataattataaaaaatttaattttaataattatttcttagGAACAAATacagtattatttaattatacatacatatatatatatatatatataataaatttattaatttttataattctactattattaataaaaaataataatattaagtttccaccttataaacttttttcttttttgtctatAACATATAAAGGCATATAACACGACCGAAACTTTTGAATATGTAGAACTTATACACTAGACGCATAGCTCAATAAGGAGGTAGAATTACACCGCCAACACCATTTTTAAAACATGTATCAGTCATCAATAATCAATATCTATCTAATAAAATTGAGGTATGGCAAAATTACTGGTGTGTCCATGGCTGAGAGCTTGACATGTGGCAATTTTCCTAGCTTTTTGGTCATTTTATATCCCTCCAACTTTGGGCTTGGTTTTCTGGCACGTGGATTGCTGCTTTTTGTTGTGTTGGTTCTGATATTGTAGTTCTAATTTTCCCGTTTGTAGTTTAGTTGACACGTCCATGCTTGATTTATTTTCTGCTGCCACGTGCTCTGCTGATTTTATTCTTGTTGTGAGGTTGTGCATTTGGGTTGGTCATTCTGGGTTTTATTCGCTTGgctctcttcttcctctttcgTTGCTTTTGCGGTTCAAGGTGGGACTGTTGTGCATGTCTCTTTTCCACTCTTTTTTCCCTTCCTTCTATCTTTTTCAATAATTTGTCATCGTTTTCCTCCGCAGGAAAGAGATTCATGAAGCCATCAAAGGTTACAAAGGATATACATACTGATCGTGTAAGCCCCTTTTGCTTATCGCTAATCTCCAATCGTTAATCTATCACCATTTTTTGTCTGATTTTGAGTTTTTATGCATTTTCCTCAGTTCTTAATTATCTGGATTTGCATGCAAGCTCTGCACCTCACAgtatctttttgtgttttttgcgATTTTTATTTGGATCAAGGTGTCTGTGGCTCAGTGGTATTTCGCGTTCAATCGCTTACAATTGGTCTTGACCCAACATGAAAACCGGTGTTAGGATCATTCACACAAGTTCCTCTTACCAGAAAGTTCCTGTTTCTCGCaaaggttttttattttccacttTTTTTCCCTTCCTTCTATCTTTTTCAATAATCTGTCACCgttttcctatttttgttccttttaaTTTTCCCGGGCTATCAATGAAGAAACATCTAGCAGGTaagttttttccctttttactgttatgcatgtttgtttcaTTGATATTTGCTTCTATTTGgaaggttttaattttgtttgttgttatgcatgttttcttcttaataatagttattttttcttactgattcttcaattttgtttttggttcctttttattttcatgggcTATCGACGAAGAAGCATCCAACAGGCatgttttttcctcttttgctattatgcatgtttgtttcattactatttgtttttatttgcaaggttctaattttgtttgttgttattcatgttttcttcttaataatagttattttttcttactgatttttcaactctgtttttggttccttttttattttcccgaGCTATCGATGAAGAAGCATCCAGCAAGCAAGTTTTTTCCCTTTTACTATTATTCATGTTTGGTAAATTTGTACCTAAATTGACGATAGGATGACGATGTACCTAAACCCTGATGACGAAGTACCCATTTCCAGCcatgaggtaaaaaaaaatgatttcccAAACTTTTTATGGTAATTGCAGAGATTATAAATCGTGCATTTTGTTGGTCCATATAGATAATTGATATTTTGAAGAGTCAAATGAGAGCTTTTCTTGGTTGTTGATTCACCAAATACATAGAACTTTGACGTGATAAGGAGGCCACCAACACTTGAataactaattatgattagtagaAGACAAAGACACGGAAGGAAAGCAGTTCAAATGGAAAAATGGG of the Glycine max cultivar Williams 82 chromosome 13, Glycine_max_v4.0, whole genome shotgun sequence genome contains:
- the LOC102662767 gene encoding uncharacterized protein; amino-acid sequence: MGEEKEMLDPNVVGRSVPQCCRCNELEERCKKAEVRCEELGFELQKKKEHCEELGAKVMALEGEKFEFEDKVKVLSKGLERLKEVSGGEIKPIVDLAEDNDKVLQCEKIRAESEVEVWKDKYKKLESWALQFGMGRDGDEENGKEQESKPISNEGNLHLDTSFGFWQNLEKVAALGNKKIGDIQSVGTPSDGIFHRSHILDVLPSRKTKQLTFQTEESHGKNMAPSTLIGAKSAPTSVIDIIDSDDEPNIIQNPVPDRQGSESISVSACFAADGKESNNSSAQNNQDSLDLDENLLFVATPKRKRTCNVVTSESESDDDNILICKLKRKHIQEPSSDQVRPDLSSSPPANISEDNKVTDSVMTRRRLWPLRKCARKSQDDKISSCRPRKAKNQQSIPTNDDADDESEEDLSYSEGENMSDFIVDDSDVSNCEDTSSTSQDVANSDVADSDSANSQDVQDSNMESYSQDVSDEDMDFGNILSKIQRSKTNMKWEFEADMLAAFGKDPELCMKAVCALYRQQTSEEQMSKGALLSNQRGFNKFDAYKGSILAEFLTDGDPYGGLKKSVKELQENDPEAVELCRSLATHYSKQLYEIYKNKEDPLFPG